In the genome of Streptomyces racemochromogenes, one region contains:
- a CDS encoding ABC transporter permease, translating into MSTVTTTKPSTTAAPTAASPLPGEGRIGLRGNVRHIGALVRRNALQIKQDPESMFDVVFMPIIFTLLFVFVFGGAISGKGNNGEYVNYVVPGLMAMMGMNIAMGVGTGVNDDFKKGVMDRFRSMPIARSSVLIAKIVVELGRMMVAITILLTVGFVLGLSIKSSVLDLFLAIGLSAVFGASLMWIFILLGLTLKTAQAVQGMAMIVLMPLQFGSSIFAPPTTMPGWLQSFTDVNPLSNLADAARGLINGTPLGNSVWITLAWSVGITAVTMPIAVRKFRQKT; encoded by the coding sequence ATGAGCACCGTAACCACGACGAAGCCCAGCACCACCGCGGCCCCCACGGCCGCCTCCCCGCTGCCCGGCGAGGGCCGGATCGGCCTGCGGGGCAACGTGCGCCACATCGGCGCGCTCGTCCGCCGCAACGCCCTCCAGATCAAGCAGGACCCGGAGTCGATGTTCGACGTCGTGTTCATGCCGATCATCTTCACGCTGCTGTTCGTGTTCGTCTTCGGCGGCGCGATCTCCGGCAAGGGCAACAACGGCGAGTACGTCAACTACGTCGTCCCGGGCCTGATGGCGATGATGGGCATGAACATCGCCATGGGCGTGGGCACCGGCGTCAACGACGACTTCAAGAAGGGCGTGATGGACCGCTTCCGGTCCATGCCCATCGCCCGGTCCTCGGTCCTCATCGCGAAGATCGTGGTCGAGCTCGGCCGGATGATGGTCGCCATCACGATCCTGCTCACCGTGGGCTTCGTCCTGGGCCTGTCCATCAAGTCCTCGGTGCTCGACCTGTTCCTGGCCATCGGGCTGTCGGCCGTCTTCGGCGCCTCCCTGATGTGGATCTTCATCCTGCTCGGTCTGACCCTGAAGACCGCCCAGGCCGTCCAGGGCATGGCGATGATCGTCCTGATGCCGCTGCAGTTCGGCAGCTCGATCTTCGCCCCGCCGACGACGATGCCCGGCTGGCTGCAGAGCTTCACCGACGTCAACCCGCTGTCGAACCTGGCCGACGCGGCCCGCGGCCTGATCAACGGAACCCCGCTGGGCAACTCCGTGTGGATCACGCTGGCGTGGTCGGTGGGCATCACCGCCGTCACCATGCCGATCGCGGTGCGCAAGTTCCGCCAGAAGACCTGA
- a CDS encoding endonuclease/exonuclease/phosphatase family protein, whose translation MAQAYMTETGNGGSEPGPSGSGLKRRLAELRRDRGIWKRGTVTAGFAALISLIMIFHAELSNDVGNLGSLTETFLPWLGVFVPVLLAIAVVRKSATALIAILLTAAVWVNLFGGLVTDKSGSGGNLTVATHNVDADNPDPKGTAEAVAKSKADVLALTELKAGAVPVYEKALEGTYKYHAVEGTVGVWSKYPLTSSKPVDIRLGWTRAMRTTVASPFGEIGVYVAHLPSVRVKLNAGFTANQRDNSADALGAALAAEPLKNVILLGDLNGTMNDRSLSEVTSQMRSTQGAAGNGFGFSWPAQFPMARIDQIMVRGAKPEASWTLPRTGSDHLPVAARLSVRK comes from the coding sequence ATGGCACAGGCGTACATGACGGAGACGGGGAACGGCGGCTCCGAGCCCGGGCCCTCCGGATCCGGACTGAAGCGCCGGCTCGCCGAGCTACGCCGTGACCGGGGCATCTGGAAGCGCGGGACCGTCACCGCCGGGTTCGCGGCGCTGATCTCGCTGATCATGATCTTCCACGCGGAGCTGTCCAACGACGTCGGCAACCTCGGCAGTCTCACCGAGACCTTCCTGCCCTGGCTGGGCGTGTTCGTACCGGTGCTGCTGGCCATCGCCGTGGTCCGCAAGTCCGCGACCGCCCTGATCGCGATACTGCTGACGGCCGCGGTCTGGGTGAACCTCTTCGGCGGCCTGGTCACCGACAAGTCGGGCTCCGGCGGCAACCTGACCGTCGCCACCCACAACGTGGACGCCGACAACCCGGACCCGAAGGGCACCGCCGAGGCGGTCGCCAAGTCGAAGGCGGACGTCCTGGCCCTGACCGAGCTCAAGGCGGGCGCCGTCCCCGTCTACGAGAAGGCCCTCGAAGGCACGTACAAGTACCACGCGGTCGAGGGCACGGTCGGCGTGTGGAGCAAGTACCCGCTGACCTCCAGCAAGCCCGTGGACATCCGGCTCGGCTGGACCCGCGCCATGCGCACCACCGTCGCGAGCCCCTTCGGCGAGATCGGCGTGTACGTCGCCCACCTGCCCTCGGTCCGCGTCAAGCTCAACGCCGGCTTCACCGCCAACCAGCGCGACAACAGCGCCGACGCGCTCGGCGCGGCCCTCGCCGCCGAACCGCTGAAGAACGTCATCCTGCTCGGCGACCTCAACGGCACCATGAACGACCGCTCCCTGTCCGAGGTCACCTCGCAGATGCGCTCCACGCAGGGCGCCGCCGGCAACGGCTTCGGCTTCAGCTGGCCCGCGCAGTTCCCGATGGCCCGCATCGACCAGATCATGGTCCGCGGGGCGAAGCCGGAGGCCTCCTGGACCCTGCCGCGCACGGGCAGCGACCACCTGCCGGTCGCGGCCCGGCTGAGCGTGCGCAAGTAG
- the npdG gene encoding NADPH-dependent F420 reductase, producing MTSSDSTQKPPARDPWDLPDVSGLVVGVLGGTGDQGRGLAYRLARAGQKVIIGSRAADRAETAAAELGLGVEGADNAACARRSDIVIIAVPWEGHAKTLEALREDLAGKLVVDCVNPLGFDKQGAYALQVEEGSAAQQAAALLPDSRVTAAFHHLSAVLLQDASVEEIDTDVMVLGESRADTDVVQALAARIPGMRGVFAGRLRNAHQVEAMVANLISTNRRYKAHAGLRLTDV from the coding sequence ATGACTTCCTCAGACAGCACGCAGAAGCCGCCGGCCAGGGACCCCTGGGACCTCCCCGACGTCTCCGGCCTCGTCGTCGGCGTCCTCGGCGGCACCGGCGACCAGGGCCGCGGCCTCGCCTACCGGCTCGCCCGCGCGGGCCAGAAGGTGATCATCGGCTCCCGCGCCGCGGACCGCGCCGAGACCGCCGCCGCGGAACTCGGCCTCGGCGTCGAGGGCGCCGACAACGCCGCGTGCGCCCGCCGCAGCGACATCGTGATCATCGCCGTTCCGTGGGAGGGCCACGCCAAGACCCTCGAAGCCCTGCGCGAGGACCTCGCCGGCAAGCTCGTCGTGGACTGCGTCAACCCCCTCGGCTTCGACAAGCAGGGCGCCTACGCCCTCCAGGTCGAAGAGGGCAGCGCCGCCCAGCAGGCCGCCGCCCTGCTCCCCGACTCGCGCGTCACCGCCGCCTTCCACCACCTGTCCGCCGTCCTCCTCCAGGACGCCTCGGTCGAGGAGATCGACACCGACGTGATGGTCCTCGGCGAATCCCGCGCCGACACCGACGTCGTCCAGGCCCTCGCGGCCCGCATCCCCGGGATGCGCGGCGTCTTCGCGGGCCGCCTGCGCAACGCCCACCAGGTCGAGGCGATGGTGGCCAACCTCATCTCCACCAACCGCCGCTACAAGGCCCACGCGGGCCTCCGCCTCACCGACGTGTGA
- a CDS encoding AfsR/SARP family transcriptional regulator, with product MRRNLSRARRRGGCGAGENEPVRYAILGTAQAISDDGSPVAVGGARLRALLTALALRPGRAVPAGLLVAEVWDADPPADAIAALQALVGRLRRALGHAAVRSVEGGYQLEAEREDVDLYRFERLARAAAADPDPARAAALYDEALALWRGPALASLPDPAAESARWEAVRMDARRGRLGAALALGEAEQALPELTELCARQPLDESLQVLRIRALRAAGRPAQALAAYETVRQDLAARLGTDPGPALRALHAQLLAPAPAPPAGPTPARWPATAPTPDAGDAPPPHPPQPTGTTPAPAPAPRPTAPAPHPATPGAPAPSGPSGRAAEGARPAADGDPAAASGGHAPAPHPAGAAPAPHPAAAGSGAAGAPVPGNLRARLTTFVGREEDIRVIGDDLGRARLVTLLGPGGAGKTRLSQEAAETHTRTAGDGAGWPDGVWFVELAPVEDPEDVPEAVLTALGARETKLRGAAAEELRALTDRGGDDPLDRLTEHCARRRLLLLLDNCEHVIAAAAHLAERLLTHCPGVRILATSREPLGVPGEFLRPVEPLPDPVALRLLGDRGAAARPGFSVAADPAAAAEICRRLDGLPLAIELAAARLRLLTPRQIADRLDDRFRLLTGGARTVLPRQQTLRAVVDWSWELLDEPERAVLRRLSVFAGGCDLEAAEAVCAGAEDAVDVADAMATLVDKSLVVAAPGPAGDMRYRLLETVGEYAAERLAEAGDRAATEHRHLVHYRELARATEPLLRGHGQRAAADRIATEYENLRSALRRAVATRDAHEALCLVHSLGWYWHMQDLRAESRHWSDAVAELGPDPFLAPHTPAEPVHERLVDSPPPYSGEILAEGWRALHLVRLAARDQTNTDWDSPEVREQVAGVLATYRPGLPQTCRTPASLWIYAVMIAGDAGLLKRVVDATVDTARELGYRWELASGLQLRANILANRADWAGDASRDADESLALFRELGDDWGCAEALSARAETREKCGEYDLSAQDYLEAIEHAERLGAKAQVTVLRVRMAGSLVESGRIEEAERILTDTLTTTVRFANESVPAARMFLASVYGRTGRIPEAREQVRLLREEFAMGAFAVFDVFLLATTAWLDNQEGEYEAALSVAREAAGAVRHPLAMMVAPYMPALYLLTAAVARLGLGGPEQAYEAARLVGAYRAQLPPGHVPVSSERADAARAEEGARAVLGDAAYEAAYAEGGGLSLEEATALI from the coding sequence ATGCGGCGAAACCTATCCCGGGCTCGGCGGCGAGGGGGGTGCGGGGCCGGGGAGAATGAGCCGGTGCGCTACGCGATTCTCGGCACCGCCCAGGCCATCAGCGACGACGGCAGCCCCGTCGCCGTCGGCGGAGCACGCCTGCGCGCGCTCCTGACCGCCCTCGCCCTGCGCCCCGGCCGCGCGGTCCCGGCCGGGCTGCTCGTCGCCGAGGTGTGGGACGCCGACCCGCCGGCCGACGCCATAGCCGCGCTCCAGGCGCTGGTGGGGCGGCTGCGGCGGGCGCTGGGGCACGCGGCCGTACGGTCCGTGGAGGGCGGCTACCAGCTGGAGGCGGAGCGGGAGGACGTCGACCTGTACCGCTTCGAACGTCTCGCGCGCGCCGCCGCGGCGGACCCGGACCCGGCCCGGGCGGCGGCCCTGTACGACGAGGCGCTCGCGCTGTGGCGGGGCCCCGCGCTGGCCTCCCTCCCCGATCCGGCGGCCGAGTCCGCGCGCTGGGAGGCCGTACGGATGGACGCGCGCCGGGGCCGCCTGGGCGCGGCGCTGGCGCTGGGCGAAGCGGAACAGGCCCTCCCGGAGCTGACCGAACTGTGTGCGCGGCAGCCCCTGGACGAGTCCCTTCAGGTGCTGCGGATCCGGGCCCTGCGTGCGGCGGGCCGCCCGGCGCAGGCGCTGGCCGCCTACGAGACCGTCCGTCAGGACCTCGCCGCCCGCCTCGGCACGGACCCGGGACCGGCCCTCCGCGCCCTCCACGCGCAACTCCTCGCCCCGGCACCCGCCCCGCCCGCCGGCCCCACCCCGGCCCGGTGGCCCGCGACCGCCCCCACCCCCGACGCCGGCGACGCCCCGCCCCCGCACCCCCCGCAACCGACCGGGACCACCCCGGCCCCCGCCCCCGCCCCGCGGCCCACCGCCCCGGCCCCGCATCCGGCCACTCCCGGCGCCCCGGCGCCCTCCGGCCCGTCCGGGCGCGCGGCCGAGGGCGCCCGGCCCGCGGCCGACGGGGACCCCGCGGCGGCTTCCGGCGGGCACGCCCCGGCCCCGCACCCGGCTGGGGCCGCCCCCGCCCCGCACCCGGCCGCCGCGGGCTCCGGGGCGGCCGGGGCACCCGTTCCCGGGAACCTGCGGGCCCGGCTCACCACCTTCGTCGGGCGGGAGGAGGACATCCGCGTCATCGGCGACGACCTCGGCAGGGCGCGGCTCGTCACCCTGCTCGGTCCCGGCGGGGCCGGGAAGACGCGGCTGTCGCAGGAGGCCGCCGAGACCCACACCCGCACCGCCGGCGACGGCGCCGGCTGGCCCGACGGGGTGTGGTTCGTCGAGCTGGCGCCCGTGGAGGATCCCGAGGACGTCCCCGAGGCCGTCCTCACCGCACTCGGCGCCCGCGAGACCAAACTGCGCGGCGCCGCCGCCGAGGAACTGCGCGCCCTCACCGACCGCGGCGGGGACGACCCCCTCGACCGGCTCACCGAGCACTGCGCCCGCCGCCGGCTCCTGCTGCTCCTCGACAACTGCGAGCACGTCATCGCCGCCGCCGCCCACCTCGCCGAACGCCTCCTCACCCACTGCCCCGGCGTGCGGATCCTCGCCACCAGCCGCGAACCCCTCGGCGTGCCGGGGGAGTTCCTGCGCCCCGTCGAACCCCTGCCGGACCCCGTCGCGCTACGGCTCCTCGGCGACCGCGGTGCCGCCGCCCGGCCCGGGTTCAGCGTCGCCGCGGACCCGGCCGCCGCGGCCGAGATCTGCCGCCGCCTGGACGGGCTGCCGCTCGCCATCGAGCTGGCCGCCGCCCGGCTGCGGCTGCTCACCCCCCGCCAGATCGCCGACCGGCTCGACGACCGCTTCCGCCTCCTGACCGGCGGCGCCCGCACCGTCCTGCCCCGCCAGCAGACCCTGCGCGCCGTCGTCGACTGGTCCTGGGAGCTGCTGGACGAGCCCGAACGGGCCGTGCTCCGGCGGCTGTCCGTCTTCGCGGGCGGCTGCGACCTGGAGGCCGCCGAAGCCGTCTGCGCGGGAGCCGAGGACGCCGTCGACGTCGCCGATGCCATGGCCACCCTGGTCGACAAGTCCCTCGTCGTCGCCGCCCCCGGCCCCGCCGGCGACATGCGCTACCGCCTCCTGGAGACCGTCGGCGAGTACGCCGCCGAGCGCCTCGCCGAAGCCGGCGACCGCGCGGCCACCGAGCACCGCCACCTCGTCCACTACCGCGAACTCGCCCGCGCCACCGAACCCCTGCTCCGCGGCCACGGCCAGCGCGCGGCCGCCGACCGGATCGCCACCGAGTACGAGAACCTCCGCAGCGCCCTGCGCCGCGCCGTCGCCACCCGCGACGCCCACGAGGCGCTGTGCCTGGTCCACTCCCTCGGCTGGTACTGGCACATGCAGGACCTGCGCGCCGAGTCCCGCCACTGGTCCGACGCCGTCGCCGAACTCGGCCCCGACCCCTTCCTCGCGCCCCACACCCCCGCCGAGCCCGTCCACGAACGGCTCGTCGACTCGCCCCCGCCCTACTCCGGCGAGATCCTCGCCGAGGGCTGGCGCGCCCTGCACCTCGTACGGCTCGCCGCCCGGGACCAGACGAACACCGACTGGGACAGCCCGGAGGTCCGCGAGCAGGTCGCCGGGGTGCTCGCCACCTACCGGCCCGGCCTCCCGCAGACCTGCCGCACCCCGGCCTCCCTGTGGATCTACGCCGTGATGATCGCGGGGGACGCGGGGCTGCTCAAACGGGTCGTCGACGCGACCGTCGACACCGCCCGCGAGCTCGGCTACCGCTGGGAACTCGCCTCCGGCCTCCAGCTGCGCGCCAACATCCTCGCCAACCGGGCCGACTGGGCCGGCGACGCCTCCCGCGACGCGGACGAGAGCCTGGCCCTCTTCCGCGAGCTCGGCGACGACTGGGGCTGCGCCGAGGCCCTGTCGGCCCGCGCCGAGACCCGGGAGAAGTGCGGGGAGTACGACCTGTCCGCCCAGGACTACCTGGAAGCGATCGAACACGCCGAACGCCTCGGCGCCAAGGCGCAGGTGACGGTGCTGCGCGTGCGGATGGCGGGCTCCCTCGTCGAGAGCGGCCGGATCGAGGAGGCCGAGCGGATCCTCACCGACACCCTCACCACCACCGTGCGGTTCGCCAACGAGTCCGTGCCCGCCGCGCGGATGTTCCTCGCCTCCGTCTACGGGCGCACCGGCCGGATCCCCGAGGCCCGCGAGCAGGTCCGGCTGCTGCGCGAGGAGTTCGCGATGGGCGCGTTCGCCGTCTTCGACGTGTTCCTGCTCGCCACGACGGCCTGGCTGGACAACCAGGAGGGCGAGTACGAGGCGGCCCTGAGCGTGGCCCGCGAGGCTGCCGGGGCCGTCCGGCACCCGCTGGCGATGATGGTCGCCCCGTACATGCCCGCCCTGTACCTGCTGACGGCCGCGGTGGCCCGGCTCGGCCTCGGCGGCCCGGAGCAGGCGTACGAGGCCGCCCGGCTGGTCGGCGCCTACCGCGCCCAGCTGCCGCCCGGGCACGTCCCGGTCTCCTCCGAACGCGCGGACGCCGCCCGCGCCGAGGAAGGGGCGAGGGCGGTGCTGGGCGACGCGGCGTACGAGGCCGCGTACGCCGAAGGCGGCGGCCTCTCCCTGGAGGAGGCCACCGCCCTCATCTGA
- a CDS encoding site-2 protease family protein yields the protein MGHQGVRGERQISSVFLGIVAVMAVTGWAVWTGYAASPGLAVFLFVTSAWVVSLCLHEYAHARTALHGGDITVGAKGYLTLNPLKYTHALLSIVLPVVFVILGGLGLPGGAVYIERDRIRGRWRHSLVSAAGPLTNVAFAVVCTAPFWLDALDGVPLPFRFALAFLGLLQVSAAILNFLPVPGLDGYGIIEPWLSHRVRRELAPLAPFALIGVFALLWIPEVNAVFFDAVSGVLRGLGVSDLETYCGRDLYRFWQDSDGFCTAPQD from the coding sequence ATGGGTCATCAGGGCGTCCGCGGCGAGCGGCAGATCAGTTCCGTGTTCCTCGGCATCGTCGCCGTCATGGCGGTGACCGGCTGGGCGGTGTGGACGGGCTACGCGGCGAGCCCGGGGCTGGCCGTGTTCCTCTTCGTCACGTCGGCGTGGGTGGTCTCGCTGTGCCTGCACGAGTACGCGCACGCCCGCACCGCGCTGCACGGTGGTGACATCACGGTCGGCGCCAAGGGCTACCTGACCCTGAACCCGCTGAAGTACACGCACGCGCTGCTCAGCATCGTGCTGCCGGTGGTCTTCGTGATCCTGGGCGGGCTGGGCCTGCCGGGCGGGGCGGTGTACATCGAGCGCGACCGGATCCGGGGCCGCTGGAGGCACAGCCTGGTGTCGGCCGCGGGCCCGCTGACGAACGTGGCCTTCGCCGTCGTCTGCACGGCACCGTTCTGGCTGGACGCCCTCGACGGGGTGCCGCTGCCGTTCCGCTTCGCGCTGGCGTTCCTCGGGCTGCTCCAGGTCTCGGCGGCGATCCTGAACTTCCTGCCGGTCCCGGGTCTGGACGGCTACGGGATCATCGAGCCGTGGCTGTCCCACCGGGTCCGCCGCGAGCTGGCCCCGCTGGCGCCGTTCGCGCTGATCGGGGTGTTCGCGCTGCTGTGGATCCCGGAGGTGAACGCCGTGTTCTTCGACGCGGTGAGCGGGGTCCTGCGCGGGCTGGGCGTCTCGGACCTGGAGACCTACTGCGGCCGCGACCTGTACCGCTTCTGGCAGGACTCCGACGGGTTCTGCACGGCGCCGCAGGACTGA
- the panB gene encoding 3-methyl-2-oxobutanoate hydroxymethyltransferase, with protein sequence MTHAVSPAREAVSPTLYGGTGTRRITVRDLMLAKERGEKWPMLTAYDAMTASVFDEAGIPVILVGDSMGNCHLGYDTTVPVTMDEMTLLSAAVVRGTSRALVVGDLPFGSYQEGAVQALRSATRLVKEAGVGAVKLEGGERSLHQTELIVQSGIPVMSHLGLTPQSVNAMGYRVQGRTDEAAHQLLRDAKAAQDAGAFAVVLELVPAELAAEVTRSLHIPTVGIGAGSECDAQVLVWTDMMGLTGGKMPRFVKQYANLRQTMGDAAKAFAEDVVGGTFPQEEHAFH encoded by the coding sequence ATGACGCATGCCGTTTCGCCTGCCCGCGAAGCCGTCTCCCCCACCCTGTACGGAGGCACCGGCACCCGGCGGATCACCGTCCGCGACCTCATGCTCGCCAAGGAGCGCGGCGAGAAGTGGCCCATGCTCACCGCGTACGACGCCATGACGGCGTCCGTGTTCGACGAGGCCGGCATCCCGGTGATCCTCGTCGGTGACTCGATGGGCAACTGTCACCTCGGCTACGACACCACCGTCCCCGTGACGATGGACGAGATGACCCTGCTGTCGGCGGCCGTCGTACGGGGCACCAGCCGTGCCCTGGTCGTCGGTGACCTGCCGTTCGGCTCCTACCAGGAGGGCGCCGTGCAGGCGCTGCGCAGCGCCACCCGGCTGGTCAAGGAGGCCGGTGTCGGGGCGGTCAAGCTGGAGGGCGGCGAGCGCTCGCTGCACCAGACCGAGCTGATCGTGCAGTCCGGCATCCCGGTCATGTCCCACCTGGGTCTGACCCCGCAGTCCGTGAACGCCATGGGCTACCGGGTGCAGGGCCGCACCGACGAGGCCGCGCACCAGCTGCTGCGCGACGCGAAGGCGGCGCAGGACGCGGGCGCGTTCGCGGTGGTCCTGGAGCTGGTCCCGGCCGAGCTGGCCGCCGAGGTCACCCGGTCCCTGCACATCCCGACCGTCGGCATCGGCGCCGGCTCGGAGTGCGACGCGCAGGTGCTGGTGTGGACCGACATGATGGGCCTGACCGGCGGGAAGATGCCGCGCTTCGTGAAGCAGTACGCGAACCTGCGGCAGACCATGGGTGACGCGGCGAAGGCCTTCGCCGAGGACGTGGTCGGCGGAACGTTCCCGCAGGAAGAGCACGCCTTCCACTAG
- a CDS encoding NAD+ synthase, whose amino-acid sequence MPQLRLALNQIDSQVGNIAANSDSVVHWTRHSAEQGAHLVAFPEMTLTGYPVEDLALRASFVDASRTALTALARRLADEGLGGLPVVVGYLDRSERAAPRLGLPAGSPENAAAVLYGGEVVLRFAKHHLPNYGVFDEFRYFVPGDTQPVVRVHGVDVALAICEDLWQEGGRVPATRSAGAGLLISVNASPYERNKDDVRLELVRKRAKEAGCTLAYLAMIGGQDELVFDGDSIVVDATGEVVVRAPQFSEGCVLVDLDLPAARPDAPEGVVDDGLRIDRVILSEEPLEAYEPVVTGGYAERLDDDEEVYDALVVGLRAYVRKNGFRSVLIGLSGGIDSALVAAIACDAVGAQNVYGIAMPSKYSSEHSEGDAADLAARTGLNFRTVPIAPMFDAYMGSLGLTGLAEENLQSRLRGTMLMAVSNQEGHIVLAPGNKSELAVGYSTLYGDSVGAYGPIKDVYKSDVFRLARYRNRAAEERGETPPIPENSIVKPPSAELRPGQVDTDSLPDYPVLDAILDRYVDRDQGLEEIVAAGFDRELVAKTLRMVDTAEYKRRQYPPGTKISAKGFGKDRRLPITNGWREGP is encoded by the coding sequence GTGCCTCAACTTCGCCTCGCTCTGAATCAGATCGACTCGCAGGTCGGCAACATCGCCGCCAACTCCGACTCGGTCGTGCACTGGACGCGGCACTCCGCCGAGCAGGGCGCCCACCTGGTGGCGTTCCCGGAGATGACGCTGACGGGCTACCCCGTCGAGGACCTGGCCCTGCGGGCGTCCTTCGTCGACGCCTCCCGTACCGCGCTGACCGCGCTGGCCCGGCGGCTGGCGGACGAGGGGCTCGGCGGGCTCCCCGTCGTGGTCGGCTACCTCGACCGCAGCGAGCGGGCCGCCCCCCGGCTCGGCCTGCCCGCCGGCTCCCCGGAGAACGCCGCCGCCGTGCTGTACGGCGGCGAGGTCGTGCTGCGGTTCGCCAAGCACCACCTGCCCAACTACGGCGTGTTCGACGAGTTCCGGTACTTCGTGCCCGGCGACACCCAGCCCGTCGTCCGGGTCCACGGCGTCGACGTGGCCCTCGCCATCTGCGAGGACCTCTGGCAGGAGGGCGGCCGCGTCCCCGCCACCCGCTCCGCCGGGGCCGGCCTGCTGATCTCCGTCAACGCGTCCCCGTACGAGCGCAACAAGGACGACGTACGCCTCGAACTGGTCCGCAAGCGCGCCAAGGAGGCCGGCTGCACCCTCGCCTACCTGGCGATGATCGGCGGCCAGGACGAGCTGGTCTTCGACGGCGACTCGATCGTCGTCGACGCCACCGGCGAGGTCGTCGTCCGCGCCCCGCAGTTCTCCGAGGGCTGCGTCCTGGTCGACCTGGACCTCCCGGCCGCGCGCCCCGACGCCCCCGAGGGCGTCGTCGACGACGGCCTGCGCATCGACCGCGTGATCCTCTCCGAGGAGCCGCTGGAGGCGTACGAGCCGGTCGTGACCGGCGGCTACGCCGAGCGGCTGGACGACGACGAGGAGGTCTACGACGCGCTGGTGGTGGGGCTGCGCGCGTACGTCCGCAAGAACGGCTTCCGCTCCGTCCTGATCGGGCTCTCCGGGGGCATCGACTCGGCGCTCGTCGCGGCCATCGCCTGCGACGCGGTCGGCGCGCAGAACGTGTACGGCATCGCCATGCCCTCGAAGTACTCCTCGGAGCACTCCGAGGGCGACGCCGCCGATCTGGCGGCGCGGACGGGGCTGAACTTCCGCACCGTCCCGATCGCGCCGATGTTCGACGCCTACATGGGATCGCTGGGCCTGACCGGCCTGGCCGAGGAGAACCTCCAGTCCCGGCTGCGCGGCACCATGCTGATGGCGGTGTCCAACCAGGAGGGCCACATCGTGCTGGCGCCGGGCAACAAGTCCGAGCTGGCCGTCGGCTACTCCACCCTGTACGGGGACTCGGTCGGTGCCTACGGGCCGATCAAGGACGTGTACAAGAGCGACGTCTTCCGGCTCGCCCGCTACCGCAACCGGGCCGCCGAGGAGCGGGGCGAGACCCCGCCCATCCCGGAGAACTCGATCGTGAAGCCGCCGAGCGCCGAGCTGCGCCCGGGGCAGGTGGACACGGACTCGTTGCCGGACTATCCGGTGCTCGACGCGATCCTCGACCGGTACGTGGACCGGGACCAGGGCCTGGAGGAGATCGTCGCGGCCGGCTTCGACCGGGAGCTCGTCGCGAAGACGCTGCGGATGGTGGACACGGCGGAGTACAAGCGCCGCCAGTACCCGCCGGGCACCAAGATCTCCGCGAAGGGCTTCGGCAAGGACCGCCGGCTGCCCATCACCAACGGCTGGCGCGAGGGCCCGTAG
- a CDS encoding ATP-binding cassette domain-containing protein, translating to MVDMTRNDKKPNAVEVRGLVKHYGETKALDGVDLDVREGTVLGVLGPNGAGKTTLVRCLSTLIVPDAGTATVAGFDVVRQPRQLRRTIGLTGQYASVDEKLSGWENLYMIGRLLDLSRKDARARADELLERFSLTEAAKKAVMNYSGGMRRRLDLAASMIGHPAVLYLDEPTTGLDPRTRNEVWDEVQRMVAEGATVLLTTQYMEEAEQLANELTVIDRGKVIAKGKVDELKARVGGRTLRIRPVEASDLPGMARALAETGLDGVAGSQAVPDEGVLLVPVLSDEQLTAVVGLLAARGYAIADIGTYLPSLDEVFLSITGQKPEKAGDAAPARKTETDQEVAA from the coding sequence ATGGTGGACATGACGCGAAACGACAAGAAGCCCAACGCCGTGGAAGTGCGGGGGCTGGTCAAGCACTACGGCGAGACCAAGGCCCTGGACGGGGTCGACCTGGACGTCCGCGAGGGCACCGTGCTCGGTGTCCTCGGCCCGAACGGCGCCGGCAAGACCACCCTGGTCCGCTGCCTGTCCACCCTGATCGTCCCCGACGCCGGCACGGCCACCGTCGCCGGCTTCGACGTGGTCCGCCAGCCCCGGCAGCTGCGCCGCACGATCGGCCTGACCGGCCAGTACGCCTCGGTCGACGAGAAGCTCTCCGGCTGGGAGAACCTCTACATGATCGGCCGGCTGCTGGACCTGTCCCGCAAGGACGCCCGGGCCCGCGCGGACGAGCTGCTGGAGCGGTTCTCCCTCACGGAGGCCGCGAAGAAGGCGGTGATGAACTACTCCGGCGGCATGCGCCGCCGGCTCGACCTGGCCGCCTCGATGATCGGCCACCCGGCGGTGCTCTACCTGGACGAGCCGACCACCGGCCTGGACCCCCGCACCCGCAACGAGGTGTGGGACGAGGTGCAGCGGATGGTCGCCGAGGGCGCCACCGTCCTGCTCACCACCCAGTACATGGAGGAGGCCGAGCAGCTCGCGAACGAGCTGACGGTCATCGACCGCGGCAAGGTCATCGCCAAGGGCAAGGTCGACGAGCTGAAGGCCCGGGTCGGCGGCCGCACCCTGCGGATCCGCCCGGTGGAGGCCTCCGACCTGCCGGGCATGGCCCGCGCGCTGGCGGAGACCGGCCTGGACGGCGTCGCCGGCTCCCAGGCGGTGCCGGACGAGGGCGTGCTGCTGGTCCCGGTCCTCAGCGACGAGCAGCTGACCGCGGTGGTCGGCCTGCTGGCCGCCCGCGGGTACGCGATCGCCGACATCGGCACGTACCTGCCCAGCCTGGACGAGGTGTTCCTGTCCATCACCGGCCAGAAGCCGGAGAAGGCCGGGGACGCCGCGCCCGCCCGTAAGACCGAGACGGATCAGGAGGTCGCGGCATGA